The window tgtgtatattttgatatttatgtttagattacatTGATGTATAAAAAAAATGACATGGATATATACATTTGTTGgattgaaatttatgtttataccACATTGCCTTAAAATGAAATTTAGATGTATATATTTGTATGAAATTAGatgaaattggaatatgcaaattAGATGTATTGTATATGCAAATTGGATTATTTTGTTGGTTTGTGTGTGTTTATACCACTtctagtaatgtattgtatatgaaaataaagttagtttaataaattaaactaattacaaaaaaaaatattaaattaattataaaatctaattaatttacctttataaaatcaaattatattaattataaaactaaCTTAATAGGAACATACTTTTAGTGACTTAAAATAAagttaatattaaaattaaaataaaataaagttagtttaataaattaaaatgaaaataaagttagtttaataaataaaactaataacaaaaaagaaaatattaaattaattataaaatctaattaatttacgtttagaatcaaattaagttacctttataaaatcaaattatattaattataaaactaacttaatagcaacgtacttcttgtaattttaatgtaattatagaataaaattaatttaatttaaaaaaaacattaaaaaaataataaattaattgtaaaatcaacttaaagtagttttaaaatcaagttaatgttaatattaaaataaaataaaattagtttaataaataaattaaactaataacaaaaaagaaaatattaaattaattataaaatctaattaatttacttttagaatcaaattaagttacctttataaaatcaaattatattaattataaaactaaCTTAATAGGAACATACTTTTAGTGACTTAAAATAAAGTtaatgttaaaattaaaataaaataaagttagtttaataaattaaaatgaaaataaagttagtttaataaattaaaataattacaaaaaaaatattaaattaattataaaatctaattaatttacctttagaatcaaattaagttacctttataaaatCTAATTAATTTATCCCGTGTTAGAATACTTTTTGAATCGTCAACTTTATGAATACTCTACTTGATTTTTGTTTCCCGTAAAGTAAACCTTAAACACTAAATTATGTTTCAGTTGcatcatgtctattgataaaagCTGGACTACTAATCCACATCGTCAATCTCCCGAGTTCCAGCTAGGGCTCGACACTTTTGTCGAGAGATCCATGTTACACCTAGATTGTAAAGATGAAACCAGATGTCCGTGTGAGAAATGTGTATATCTTACAATTTCGCAGGGTAACTAACTTTTATTCATATTGCAGATGAGGTTTACTTGGGCAATACTCTTGGCCATGATGGCCGATGTTATGGGGCTTGGACACGGAGGTGATGGAGTCGGGGATCCACCACCTCTAGGAGGCTTTGGTCGTGGTCAGCACGAACAAGACGGtgagttttattatgatatatttattaactatttttattattttataataagtTATCGTGACTAATAGGTTTAATTGTATTTTTTCAACCGAGCTTCCTAAAAAAAGGAGAGGCATGTCAAAAAATATTGAGTTGGGAAAGTTGATAAGGGCAAATAAGGGAAAGCCCATAGATTTGGATTTCGACAGGGAGATCACATATTCCCCTGTCGGGAAGCGTGGTAATTGGTTCACCCATGGAATTGGGAGGTGTTTGTGGAACAATGTCCCTTTCAACGTATCTGGTTGGGACAATGTTTCCCCCGCTTTAAGGAACGCAACAGTTGTTCATCTAAAGGTAACTTGGATACAATTTTAATTTTAGTTGTGATTGtaaattaattaactaaaatttttGTGTTTTGCAGAATAAATTTGATTTGGATAAGGTTAACATGGATCCGGAGCGTGCTCAATTGTTGCGGAGCATTGATTCAAGTCTTGCAAAAGTTTACAGAGGCCGAAAAAGTAAAGCTCATGCTTATTTTAAGGAAATCGGGGGGCCTGCAGATATCCAAGCCGCATTAAACAACCCCCCTAACGGAATGTCACATGAAAATTGGGCGAAGGCAGTCGAACATTT of the Lactuca sativa cultivar Salinas chromosome 6, Lsat_Salinas_v11, whole genome shotgun sequence genome contains:
- the LOC111913031 gene encoding uncharacterized protein LOC111913031 encodes the protein MSKNIELGKLIRANKGKPIDLDFDREITYSPVGKRGNWFTHGIGRCLWNNVPFNVSGWDNVSPALRNATVVHLKNKFDLDKVNMDPERAQLLRSIDSSLAKVYRGRKSKAHAYFKEIGGPADIQAALNNPPNGMSHENWAKAVEHFQTP